Proteins encoded by one window of Archaeoglobus veneficus SNP6:
- a CDS encoding IS481 family transposase — protein MRKLTNKKIRWIIRQLDRGTPVKEIAAVMRVTPRRIYQIKKQYEETGEIPELRQSGRKPKQIDKEIEQIILQTYNKYRLSPVPLEKLIERDYGIHIPHNTIYKVLLKHGLVEENMNKKKRRKWVRYERKHSMSLWQGDWKMLGEKWIIAFMDDASRFITCYGVFDSATTENTIRVLRKGFAEYGIPDEILTDHGTQFVAAKSREKARHKFKEFLKENGIRHILARVNHPQTNGKIERFFGLMEQKIGLFESLDEFVYWYNYVKPHMSLNFDELEIPYQAFLRKLPAERVFEFSGRWLIEE, from the coding sequence GTGAGAAAACTAACGAACAAAAAGATCAGGTGGATAATCAGACAACTTGACAGAGGAACTCCAGTGAAGGAAATAGCTGCTGTGATGAGAGTAACACCAAGAAGAATCTACCAGATTAAAAAACAATACGAGGAAACAGGAGAAATTCCAGAACTGAGACAATCGGGAAGAAAACCCAAACAGATAGACAAAGAGATAGAACAAATAATCCTGCAAACCTACAACAAATACAGACTCAGCCCAGTTCCACTGGAAAAGCTGATAGAAAGAGATTATGGAATTCACATTCCGCACAACACCATATACAAAGTTTTACTCAAACACGGTTTGGTGGAGGAGAACATGAACAAGAAGAAGAGGAGGAAATGGGTTAGATACGAGAGAAAACACTCCATGTCCTTATGGCAGGGAGACTGGAAAATGCTTGGAGAGAAGTGGATAATAGCCTTTATGGATGATGCTTCTCGCTTCATAACCTGCTACGGTGTTTTTGATTCCGCTACAACTGAGAACACAATCAGAGTTCTGAGAAAGGGATTCGCTGAATATGGCATTCCAGATGAGATTCTTACTGATCACGGAACCCAATTTGTTGCTGCAAAAAGCAGAGAGAAGGCTAGGCACAAGTTTAAAGAATTCTTGAAGGAGAATGGAATAAGGCACATTCTGGCGAGGGTAAACCACCCTCAAACCAATGGAAAGATAGAGAGGTTCTTTGGTTTGATGGAGCAGAAAATTGGTCTTTTTGAATCGCTGGATGAGTTTGTTTACTGGTATAATTACGTGAAGCCTCACATGAGCCTGAATTTTGATGAACTGGAGATTCCTTATCAGGCGTTTCTGAGAAAGTTGCCCGCTGAAAGGGTGTTTGAGTTTAGCGGGAGGTGGTTGATTGAGGAGTGA
- a CDS encoding Yip1 family protein: MLDLLFNPDEFFRVEKEQKFWRGFAIVLISAILASINGYLIAEPISESIYEQMVEKVPAEQARIVADTTYVASIISPAVGVFIMWSVIAAIFHGITAIFDGKGEFKSTLKLTAYSFVPSIALFPANFYITLENARLVEQYGLEALKSSDMVLASTLLGLAALMWQFTLWRFGIMHARNLDRRSATIVAALPALALAAISVNSLLNLRSLTP; encoded by the coding sequence ATGCTTGATTTGCTTTTCAATCCTGACGAGTTCTTCAGAGTGGAAAAGGAGCAGAAGTTCTGGAGGGGTTTCGCAATCGTACTGATTTCGGCAATTTTAGCATCGATAAACGGATATCTGATCGCGGAACCTATTTCAGAGTCAATCTACGAACAAATGGTGGAAAAAGTGCCAGCAGAGCAGGCAAGGATTGTTGCAGATACCACATATGTTGCATCCATAATCTCGCCAGCAGTAGGAGTGTTCATAATGTGGAGTGTTATAGCGGCAATTTTCCACGGAATCACTGCAATTTTTGATGGAAAAGGTGAGTTTAAGAGCACGCTGAAGCTGACAGCCTACAGTTTCGTTCCCTCGATAGCCCTTTTCCCGGCGAACTTCTACATTACTCTCGAAAACGCAAGACTCGTAGAGCAGTATGGCCTGGAGGCTTTAAAGAGCAGCGATATGGTGCTTGCATCCACCCTGCTCGGGCTCGCAGCCCTTATGTGGCAGTTCACCCTGTGGAGATTCGGGATAATGCACGCAAGGAATCTGGACAGAAGAAGTGCAACCATAGTTGCTGCTCTTCCAGCGCTGGCACTGGCAGCTATAAGCGTCAATTCACTGCTCAATCTTCGCTCGCTGACTCCCTGA
- a CDS encoding phosphate signaling complex PhoU family protein, whose product MEIRKLQLIGGSSYMVSLPKSWITANSLRKGDELVLHVDTNHIRIHPKKCSSVSKGHVKLPRCDFSFLKRFMHSLYVQGLDEIIVEGDFNQGFITRMSDIARNLIGMEIIDAKPNKVTLKCIAEVELVDVLNRLSQIVSTMFQLLETGIKKNNPRELLEVTKLERDADRLYMLAVRQENKLLKELSCPSKWSDLRFVLGTRVVSKHLEDIADLLYSFSIKVSASPSAFSSFVPILVEAKRVFERAYAAYTGSDVLMAEDAINAAEQLQKVASGELLCVSMLVRGVGEVAFNKAVRESASED is encoded by the coding sequence ATGGAAATTAGAAAACTCCAGCTTATCGGCGGCTCAAGCTATATGGTGAGCCTGCCCAAGAGCTGGATTACGGCCAACTCTCTCAGAAAAGGTGACGAACTCGTTCTCCACGTTGATACGAATCACATCAGAATTCACCCGAAGAAGTGCAGTTCGGTGTCAAAAGGCCATGTAAAGCTCCCTCGATGTGATTTCAGTTTTTTAAAGCGTTTCATGCATTCCCTCTATGTTCAGGGGCTTGACGAGATTATTGTTGAAGGGGACTTTAATCAGGGTTTTATTACGAGGATGAGCGACATAGCGAGAAATCTGATAGGAATGGAGATAATCGACGCAAAACCGAACAAAGTTACTCTCAAGTGTATTGCTGAGGTGGAACTTGTAGATGTGCTCAACAGGCTCTCTCAGATTGTATCCACGATGTTCCAGCTTCTCGAAACTGGTATAAAGAAAAACAACCCCCGTGAACTCCTTGAGGTCACTAAACTCGAAAGGGATGCTGATAGGCTCTACATGCTTGCAGTGAGACAGGAAAACAAACTTTTGAAGGAACTTTCTTGTCCAAGCAAGTGGAGTGACCTGCGCTTCGTCCTCGGTACGAGAGTAGTATCAAAGCATCTCGAGGACATAGCAGATTTGCTTTACAGCTTTTCCATTAAAGTTTCTGCTTCCCCGTCTGCTTTTTCCAGCTTCGTCCCAATTCTTGTGGAAGCGAAACGAGTCTTTGAAAGAGCCTACGCTGCGTACACGGGCAGTGATGTTCTGATGGCCGAAGATGCAATAAACGCCGCCGAACAGCTCCAGAAAGTTGCGAGCGGAGAGCTTCTGTGCGTTTCGATGCTGGTGAGGGGGGTTGGAGAGGTAGCTTTCAACAAGGCCGTCAGGGAGTCAGCGAGCGAAGATTGA
- a CDS encoding biotin/lipoyl-containing protein, with product MRYDIKVNDKKFNVEIISAKPPLFEVSVNGKRATLIIEETQEVEAISGNEVRAEMAGTIVRIVVEEGEKVEKGQPLLVLEAMKMESEIAAPSSGVVKKILVKEGEKVNAGTPLILLDSGEAGESGDGEAITVAMAGIVTKVLKNPGEEVKEGEAILILEAMKMENPITTPFDGVVESVNVTEGSKVSPGDVVARVRRK from the coding sequence ATGAGGTACGACATTAAAGTCAATGATAAAAAATTCAACGTCGAAATTATAAGCGCAAAACCACCGCTTTTTGAAGTGTCTGTCAATGGAAAGCGTGCTACGCTGATAATAGAGGAAACTCAGGAAGTTGAGGCCATTAGTGGTAACGAAGTGAGGGCGGAAATGGCCGGAACGATAGTCAGGATCGTCGTCGAAGAGGGAGAGAAGGTCGAAAAGGGACAGCCACTTCTCGTTCTCGAAGCGATGAAGATGGAAAGTGAGATTGCTGCTCCTTCAAGCGGCGTCGTGAAGAAGATACTCGTAAAAGAGGGAGAAAAAGTAAACGCCGGCACACCCCTCATTCTCCTCGATTCTGGAGAGGCTGGAGAGTCAGGCGATGGAGAAGCTATTACAGTTGCGATGGCAGGAATCGTTACAAAGGTGCTAAAGAACCCTGGCGAGGAGGTAAAGGAGGGTGAGGCAATACTGATTCTCGAAGCAATGAAAATGGAAAACCCCATAACCACTCCCTTCGATGGGGTCGTCGAATCCGTGAACGTCACAGAGGGGAGCAAGGTCTCCCCGGGAGACGTTGTGGCGAGGGTAAGGAGAAAGTAG
- a CDS encoding hydroxyacid-oxoacid transhydrogenase: MLSFRFRAAKAIIGFDTVSVLGSELKKLGAERVMVVTGKNVGKSDVCRKAIKSIEAEGVEFVLWDGVKPEPDVYVIEEGVCAAKEIKPDVFIAVGGGSSIDAAKLINLCTNGQADIYDYIPEPIGKGKQVEKLKPLIAIPTTFGTGSETTCAAVVKLPELNMKVGIIQESMLPSLAIIDGSIEAPKSVAASAGMDALMHAIEAYTCRPYGEVETYFYSGSTPLSDATAEKAIELIGENFIASMNGNATARLNMAIASYMAGMAFGNAGVHIPHAASHAIGGLKHAPHGVCVASTARAVLEFIESAVPEKVRRIAELLKADSAAEGISRLMEEAGIPSLPELGISRDDIPELVDKTLKLKRLLVLCPKPVGETELRKIFEKSL; encoded by the coding sequence ATGCTCTCTTTCAGGTTTAGAGCAGCGAAGGCAATCATCGGATTTGACACAGTTTCTGTTCTGGGTAGTGAGTTGAAAAAGCTCGGAGCAGAGCGTGTAATGGTTGTCACGGGAAAAAACGTTGGAAAAAGCGATGTGTGTAGAAAAGCCATTAAAAGCATCGAGGCTGAAGGTGTTGAGTTTGTTCTGTGGGATGGTGTTAAGCCGGAGCCGGATGTGTACGTGATAGAGGAGGGAGTCTGTGCGGCAAAGGAGATCAAACCAGATGTTTTCATAGCAGTAGGCGGCGGTAGCTCAATCGACGCGGCAAAGCTCATAAATCTCTGCACGAACGGTCAAGCAGATATCTATGACTACATCCCTGAACCTATTGGAAAGGGAAAGCAGGTAGAAAAGCTTAAACCGCTTATTGCAATCCCCACGACCTTTGGAACGGGAAGCGAAACCACATGCGCTGCGGTCGTTAAATTGCCAGAGCTGAACATGAAGGTAGGGATAATTCAGGAGAGTATGCTTCCAAGCCTGGCGATTATAGATGGAAGCATCGAGGCTCCGAAGAGCGTTGCGGCCAGTGCAGGGATGGATGCGCTGATGCACGCGATTGAAGCTTACACGTGCAGACCATACGGCGAGGTTGAAACGTACTTTTACTCCGGCTCAACTCCTTTGAGCGATGCTACTGCCGAGAAGGCAATAGAGCTGATAGGTGAGAACTTTATCGCATCCATGAACGGCAACGCCACAGCAAGACTCAACATGGCCATTGCGAGCTACATGGCTGGAATGGCCTTTGGAAACGCCGGTGTTCACATCCCTCACGCAGCATCCCACGCAATAGGCGGGTTAAAGCACGCTCCGCATGGAGTTTGCGTCGCTTCAACAGCCCGGGCAGTCCTTGAATTCATAGAGAGTGCAGTCCCTGAGAAGGTGAGAAGAATTGCCGAATTACTCAAAGCCGATTCTGCTGCTGAAGGAATCAGCAGGCTGATGGAGGAAGCAGGAATACCGTCGCTGCCAGAACTCGGAATAAGCAGAGATGATATCCCCGAACTCGTGGATAAAACACTCAAGCTAAAGAGGTTACTCGTCCTCTGTCCCAAACCCGTTGGCGAGACAGAACTGAGAAAGATTTTCGAGAAGAGTCTTTAA
- a CDS encoding NAD-dependent epimerase/dehydratase family protein codes for MSILVTGGAGFIGSHVVDRLVEMGEDVIIVDNLSSGSKEYVNPEADLHVIDLTDSEKLEEVMRGVEEVWHIAANPDVRIGSENPQAIYDNNVLATYRLLEAMRKVGVGRIVFTSTSTVYGEAPTPTPEDYPTIPISIYGASKVACEALIASYCHTFEMQSWIYRFANVIGKRSNHGVIYDFIMKLKRNPNELEILGDGEQNKSYIYISDCVDGMFYGLKSNEVVNIFNIGSEDQVKVKRIAEIVCEEMGLNPVFRFTGGRRGWKGDVPVMLLSIEKLKAIGWRPKYSSEEAVRLATRDLLDDLGRD; via the coding sequence ATGTCAATTCTTGTTACAGGAGGAGCAGGCTTCATCGGTAGCCATGTTGTAGATAGGCTCGTTGAAATGGGTGAGGATGTAATCATTGTAGATAACCTTTCATCCGGCAGTAAGGAGTACGTTAATCCTGAAGCTGACCTTCACGTTATAGACTTGACGGATTCTGAAAAGCTTGAAGAGGTTATGAGAGGAGTGGAGGAAGTCTGGCACATCGCCGCAAATCCGGACGTAAGGATTGGAAGCGAGAACCCTCAGGCAATATATGACAACAATGTGCTCGCAACCTACCGCCTGCTCGAGGCGATGAGAAAGGTTGGGGTTGGCAGGATTGTTTTCACATCAACCTCAACCGTTTACGGCGAGGCTCCGACACCAACGCCTGAAGACTACCCCACGATACCTATATCCATCTACGGTGCTTCGAAAGTTGCGTGCGAGGCTCTTATAGCATCGTATTGTCACACATTCGAAATGCAGAGCTGGATTTATCGATTCGCCAACGTTATTGGCAAAAGGAGTAACCACGGAGTAATATATGACTTTATCATGAAGCTAAAGAGAAATCCAAACGAACTTGAGATACTTGGCGATGGGGAGCAGAACAAGTCGTACATATACATATCCGACTGCGTTGACGGGATGTTTTACGGTTTGAAGAGCAACGAGGTTGTCAACATTTTCAACATTGGTAGCGAGGATCAGGTAAAGGTGAAGAGGATTGCAGAAATCGTCTGCGAGGAAATGGGCCTGAATCCTGTTTTCAGGTTCACTGGAGGCAGGAGGGGCTGGAAGGGCGATGTTCCGGTTATGCTGCTTTCGATAGAAAAGCTCAAGGCCATTGGGTGGAGGCCGAAGTACTCTTCGGAGGAAGCAGTAAGACTCGCAACGAGAGATCTGCTGGACGACCTCGGTAGGGATTGA